The following proteins are co-located in the Lentibacillus sp. JNUCC-1 genome:
- a CDS encoding restriction endonuclease subunit S: MSRLKQYLEYKDSGIEWLGKIPGHWKKMKLSRLFKEIGSGGTPDSTNKSYHVDGSIKWINTGDLNDGYLNDTKNKITQLALNEVSTLRIYPKNSLVVAMYGATIGKLAITNIKGAANQACCVLTDPINTRVKFMFYWFLANREDIINSASGGGQPNISQSLIRSLSVFLPSSLHEQDSIIQFLDDKTSEIDALISYKERLIELLEEKRQAVITETVTKGLDPNVKMKDSGVEWIGEIPDHWETVKFKRLIKVMNGKEIENELNFDSEDAIDVYGSGGVFKKTDKYIFDGESVLFGRKGTIGKPIYVNQPFWTVDTMYYTHFYKGASPKWFYFLFCIFPWAIHTTNTALPSLVGSDIENDILAVPSYEEQVKIVDHLEKETSGIFDVISETKTQISKLKEYRESLIYEAVTGKIDVRNYAPETEELH; this comes from the coding sequence ATGTCAAGACTTAAACAATATCTTGAATATAAAGACAGTGGTATTGAATGGTTAGGAAAAATACCAGGTCATTGGAAAAAGATGAAGTTATCTCGATTGTTTAAAGAGATTGGCAGTGGTGGTACGCCTGATTCAACAAATAAAAGTTATCACGTTGATGGCAGCATAAAATGGATTAATACGGGAGACTTAAATGACGGTTATTTAAACGATACAAAAAATAAAATTACCCAACTCGCTTTAAATGAGGTTTCTACATTAAGAATATATCCTAAAAACTCATTAGTGGTAGCAATGTATGGTGCTACGATAGGTAAGTTGGCTATCACAAATATTAAAGGCGCAGCAAATCAAGCATGTTGTGTTTTGACTGATCCTATTAATACTCGAGTTAAGTTTATGTTCTATTGGTTTCTGGCTAATAGAGAGGATATTATTAACTCTGCAAGTGGTGGTGGACAACCCAATATATCCCAATCGTTAATTAGGTCTTTAAGTGTTTTTTTACCAAGCTCATTACACGAACAAGATAGTATTATACAATTTTTAGATGATAAAACATCAGAAATTGACGCCCTTATCTCTTACAAAGAACGCTTAATCGAGTTGCTGGAAGAAAAGCGTCAGGCGGTGATTACGGAGACGGTGACCAAAGGGCTTGATCCAAATGTGAAAATGAAAGATTCAGGGGTTGAGTGGATTGGTGAAATACCAGATCATTGGGAAACAGTTAAATTCAAGCGACTGATTAAGGTCATGAACGGCAAGGAAATTGAGAACGAATTAAATTTTGACAGTGAAGATGCCATTGATGTGTATGGTTCAGGTGGGGTCTTTAAGAAAACTGATAAGTATATTTTTGATGGCGAGTCGGTATTATTTGGTAGGAAAGGTACAATAGGAAAACCGATCTATGTTAATCAGCCTTTTTGGACTGTTGACACAATGTATTATACACACTTTTATAAAGGTGCTTCTCCAAAGTGGTTTTATTTCTTATTTTGCATTTTCCCTTGGGCTATCCACACAACAAATACGGCTTTACCCAGTTTAGTTGGATCAGATATTGAAAATGATATTTTAGCAGTACCGAGTTATGAAGAACAAGTTAAGATAGTAGATCATCTTGAAAAGGAAACGTCTGGAATTTTTGATGTTATAAGTGAAACAAAGACTCAAATCTCTAAACTCAAAGAATACCGCGAGTCCCTTATTTATGAGGCTGTTACGGGTAAAATAGACGTAAGAAATTACGCACCAGAAACAGAAGAACTTCACTAG
- a CDS encoding type I restriction-modification system subunit M, producing MQNFQEKVSFIWSIAELLRGPYRPENYGDVILPMAVLRRFDAVLSDTKEDVLRENKKYESLPETTRDEILNRVAKQKFNNTSQFDFAKLLSDPDNIADNLRDYINGFSYEAREILSHFNFDNEIDKMDDNNLLYLVVRRFGEIDLHPDQVTNIEMGYIFEELIRRFSEHAEAGDHYTPREVIKLMVHLMFLNDDEILLPSVTRTLYDSCAGTGGMGTVAQDYIRDYNPTGHLEFFAQEINPESYAISKADMLIKGQDARNIKKGNTLSNDHFKNKKFDYMITNPPYGVEWKPAKDAVEAEYNDLGFSGRFGAGLPRIGDGQLLFLQNLVAKMKPVTEQNPNGSRIAIIMNGSPLFTGDAGSGESEIRRYLFENDLVEGIVALPDQLFYNTGISTYIWILTNHKTSYQKGKIQLVNAVDMYQKMRKSLGNKRNEISEEQINTIVEMYGQTKESDNVKIFNNEDFGYYRVTVERPLRLNFQITEERIARLDDERAFANLAKSRKSGEKKEAEIAAGQAQQETIKSVLTEMQSDTVYKNREAFIDRIKAAFKDTDITLRAPLLKAIWAALSERDETADACMKNKKDVEPDPELRDTEIIPLSDDIEAYFEREVLPHVTDAWIDEEKTRIGYEIPFTRYFYKYTKLRPSSEIKAEIQELEESILEKLKKVMA from the coding sequence ATGCAAAATTTCCAAGAAAAAGTAAGCTTCATATGGTCTATAGCAGAACTACTCAGAGGACCCTATCGCCCGGAAAATTACGGGGATGTTATTTTGCCAATGGCCGTATTAAGACGGTTTGATGCAGTACTGTCGGATACAAAAGAAGATGTGCTGCGTGAAAATAAGAAATACGAATCTTTGCCTGAAACAACACGCGATGAAATCTTAAACCGCGTTGCCAAGCAAAAGTTCAACAATACAAGTCAATTTGATTTTGCAAAGCTGTTGAGTGACCCGGACAATATTGCGGATAACCTGCGTGATTACATAAACGGTTTTTCGTATGAGGCACGCGAGATTCTGAGTCATTTTAATTTTGATAATGAAATCGATAAAATGGATGACAATAATTTGCTGTATCTCGTTGTCAGGCGGTTCGGGGAGATTGATCTGCATCCGGATCAAGTCACCAACATTGAAATGGGTTATATCTTTGAGGAACTCATCCGACGCTTCTCTGAACATGCGGAAGCAGGGGATCATTACACACCAAGAGAAGTCATTAAGCTTATGGTTCATCTGATGTTTTTAAACGATGACGAGATTCTTCTGCCTAGTGTTACACGTACGTTATATGACAGCTGTGCCGGAACCGGGGGCATGGGGACTGTGGCGCAGGATTATATTAGAGATTACAATCCAACGGGGCACCTGGAGTTTTTCGCCCAGGAAATTAATCCGGAGTCCTATGCAATATCGAAGGCTGACATGCTGATCAAGGGCCAGGATGCCCGAAATATTAAAAAAGGCAACACCCTTTCCAATGACCACTTTAAGAATAAAAAATTTGATTATATGATTACCAATCCACCATACGGGGTTGAATGGAAACCTGCCAAGGATGCAGTTGAAGCTGAATATAATGATTTGGGGTTCAGTGGCCGTTTTGGGGCTGGCCTGCCAAGAATCGGCGATGGACAGCTTTTGTTCCTGCAGAATCTCGTCGCCAAAATGAAACCAGTAACTGAACAGAACCCCAATGGATCCCGGATTGCCATTATTATGAACGGATCACCATTATTTACAGGCGATGCCGGCAGTGGAGAGAGTGAAATTCGCCGCTATTTATTTGAAAATGACTTGGTCGAAGGAATTGTTGCGCTTCCAGATCAGCTCTTCTATAACACAGGCATCTCCACCTATATTTGGATTTTAACCAATCACAAAACCTCATATCAAAAGGGAAAGATCCAGCTTGTGAATGCGGTTGATATGTATCAGAAAATGCGCAAGAGCCTTGGAAACAAGCGTAATGAAATATCAGAAGAACAGATCAACACAATCGTGGAAATGTACGGACAAACAAAAGAAAGCGATAATGTGAAGATCTTTAACAATGAGGACTTTGGCTATTACCGAGTGACTGTTGAACGCCCGTTGCGGTTGAATTTCCAAATTACAGAAGAACGCATCGCTAGACTTGATGATGAGAGAGCTTTTGCTAACTTGGCCAAATCCCGTAAAAGCGGCGAGAAAAAAGAAGCAGAAATTGCAGCTGGACAAGCACAACAGGAAACGATTAAATCAGTCCTGACTGAAATGCAAAGCGACACGGTTTATAAAAACCGTGAAGCATTTATTGATAGGATCAAAGCAGCTTTCAAAGACACGGATATCACGCTTCGAGCACCGCTATTAAAAGCGATTTGGGCCGCTCTATCTGAGCGGGACGAAACAGCAGATGCCTGCATGAAAAATAAAAAAGATGTCGAACCTGATCCAGAGCTGCGGGATACAGAAATTATTCCTTTGAGTGATGATATCGAGGCCTATTTTGAACGGGAAGTATTGCCGCATGTGACAGATGCTTGGATTGATGAGGAGAAGACGCGCATTGGTTATGAAATTCCGTTTACCAGGTATTTTTATAAATATACGAAATTGAGACCTTCTAGTGAAATTAAAGCAGAAATACAGGAACTGGAAGAGAGTATTCTTGAGAAGTTGAAGAAGGTGATGGCGTGA
- a CDS encoding ASCH domain-containing protein: protein MEHRMGLYDTPFNSIKSGRKKVEVRLNDEKRRQLKVGNTITFTHIPNSSKKLTVKVTELVAYPTFREMYEDIPASDLDATGCSIDEMVEQTYEIYTSEQEHEWGTLAIGVEMVKGK, encoded by the coding sequence ATGGAACACCGCATGGGTCTATACGACACACCATTTAACTCGATAAAGTCAGGCAGGAAGAAAGTTGAAGTCAGGTTAAACGATGAGAAAAGAAGGCAACTGAAAGTCGGTAATACCATTACATTCACCCATATCCCTAACAGCAGTAAAAAGCTTACTGTCAAAGTTACAGAGTTGGTTGCCTACCCGACATTCCGGGAGATGTACGAAGACATACCCGCAAGTGATTTGGATGCAACTGGTTGTTCCATTGATGAGATGGTGGAACAGACTTATGAGATCTATACGTCCGAGCAGGAGCATGAGTGGGGGACGCTGGCGATTGGGGTTGAGATGGTTAAAGGAAAGTGA
- a CDS encoding DUF6088 family protein: MNKVYETIIKNYGYDEPVFTRDLKKRIEMSDEALRQNLKRLSDGGSLIKVKNGIYYVPRENSVLRNPRINLDKVITRRYMRTSNNKVIGYTTGINFANKLGLTTQTASVSTIVTNEVGRPEHEVKFGKKIVKLKKPRVRIDARNYKLLQVLDLLNEFDRVSEVPLENAVGAIKIYLNDNDCTSSELNIFIKKYPRKTLENLIEMGGVL; encoded by the coding sequence GTGAACAAGGTATACGAGACCATTATAAAAAATTATGGATATGACGAGCCTGTATTCACGAGGGACTTAAAAAAACGTATAGAAATGTCAGACGAAGCCTTGCGTCAAAATCTCAAAAGGCTATCTGATGGAGGTTCATTAATTAAGGTTAAAAATGGCATTTATTATGTTCCGAGAGAAAACAGTGTTCTGCGGAACCCGCGTATTAATTTGGATAAAGTAATTACAAGAAGGTATATGAGAACGTCTAATAATAAAGTTATTGGATATACAACCGGTATAAACTTTGCGAACAAGCTTGGCCTAACAACCCAAACCGCCAGCGTATCTACAATCGTAACGAATGAAGTAGGCAGGCCTGAGCATGAAGTGAAGTTTGGCAAAAAGATTGTGAAACTCAAGAAACCAAGAGTGAGAATTGATGCCCGGAACTACAAACTTCTGCAAGTGCTGGATTTGCTTAATGAATTCGATCGGGTGAGTGAGGTTCCGCTGGAGAATGCCGTTGGTGCTATTAAAATATACTTAAATGATAATGATTGTACTAGCAGTGAGTTGAATATATTTATCAAGAAGTATCCTAGAAAAACGTTGGAAAATTTAATAGAAATGGGTGGAGTTTTATAA
- a CDS encoding DUF3231 family protein, with amino-acid sequence MEQGKQIRLTASEMGELWGQYMNDSASICMLTYFLEKAEDTEIKPVIAHALELSQAHVQKIAEILTEEKNVIPYGFKLDEDVDLTAPRLYPDSYALNFINQMAQIGLTSYATSLSLTSRSDLTGYFKECVRETMELYEMSKDLLLQKGLYQRPPNISDLEQIEYVKKQGFVWDIFGEKRPLSAIEIANLDANIKRNALGIATLIGFSQVAKSKDVTQFMMRGIEIAKQHIQSFGKKLGAENLPVPMIRADVTESTAHTFSDKLMMFYTTTLIGLSIGYYGTAIAQSPRIDLGVMYNKLILGIQKYLEDGGNIMIKNKWLEEPPLASNRKDLAQGNLSRC; translated from the coding sequence GTGGAGCAAGGAAAACAAATAAGACTCACAGCCTCTGAAATGGGTGAACTTTGGGGGCAATACATGAATGATTCTGCAAGTATCTGTATGTTGACCTATTTCTTGGAAAAGGCTGAGGACACCGAAATAAAGCCTGTCATAGCACATGCGCTGGAATTATCCCAGGCCCACGTTCAGAAGATCGCAGAAATACTTACTGAGGAAAAGAATGTCATCCCTTATGGTTTTAAGTTAGATGAGGATGTTGATTTAACTGCACCCAGACTCTATCCGGACAGTTATGCGTTAAATTTCATAAATCAGATGGCTCAAATTGGGCTTACCTCATATGCAACGAGTCTAAGTCTAACATCAAGGTCAGATCTCACTGGCTATTTTAAAGAATGTGTTCGAGAAACAATGGAACTCTATGAGATGTCAAAGGACTTGCTATTACAAAAAGGACTATACCAGCGGCCACCAAATATATCCGATTTAGAGCAAATTGAATATGTGAAGAAGCAAGGGTTTGTTTGGGATATTTTTGGTGAAAAAAGACCCTTATCAGCAATTGAAATTGCAAACCTGGATGCGAACATTAAAAGGAATGCATTAGGGATTGCTACCTTAATAGGATTCAGCCAAGTAGCTAAGTCAAAAGATGTTACACAATTTATGATGCGAGGCATTGAAATTGCAAAGCAGCATATCCAATCTTTTGGAAAAAAGTTAGGAGCAGAAAATCTCCCAGTACCAATGATAAGAGCAGATGTAACAGAAAGCACTGCGCACACATTTTCGGACAAACTCATGATGTTCTACACGACCACCTTGATAGGTTTGAGTATTGGCTATTATGGTACAGCTATTGCACAAAGTCCTAGAATCGATCTAGGTGTAATGTATAATAAACTGATACTGGGCATACAGAAATACTTAGAGGACGGGGGCAATATCATGATTAAAAACAAATGGTTAGAAGAGCCCCCATTGGCCTCAAACCGCAAAGACCTCGCACAAGGTAATTTAAGCAGGTGCTAA
- a CDS encoding M20 family metallopeptidase gives MKETIFNKLDQLYDEMVNVRRELHKHPELSFQEEKTAEFIADYQKKLGLDVRTHVGGNGVVATLKGGKPGKTVAIRADFDALPIYEENDVPYRSQNDGVMHACGHDAHTAIALGISRALVDVKDELHGTVVFVHQHAEEEDPGGAKSMVADGALEGVDAIFATHMENYTPVGSIWHNDEYVLGSSDDFQIEIKGTGGHAAFPQDTTDVIAIGSQLVSSLQHIVSRQTDPLKSAVLTIGSFQAGEKANVISGSAMLEGTVRTFDEGVRQNIHDSIHKITAHTCEAFGADHEINYQFGYPATKNDPAMNQIMVNAAKGVISEKDIIEMEPNMGAEDFSYFAKEVPGAYFFTGSANEEKGFIYPYHHPKFDIDEKALLNGAKVLAASALDYLDMK, from the coding sequence ATGAAAGAAACAATTTTTAACAAACTGGATCAACTGTATGACGAAATGGTCAATGTACGTCGTGAACTGCATAAGCATCCAGAGCTATCCTTTCAAGAGGAAAAGACAGCTGAGTTCATTGCTGACTACCAGAAGAAACTCGGACTGGACGTCAGAACTCATGTCGGCGGAAATGGTGTCGTGGCAACTTTGAAAGGCGGCAAACCAGGCAAAACCGTAGCGATACGGGCTGACTTTGATGCATTGCCGATTTACGAGGAGAACGATGTCCCATACAGATCACAAAATGACGGTGTCATGCACGCATGCGGTCATGACGCCCATACCGCCATCGCACTGGGAATCTCTAGAGCATTGGTAGATGTGAAGGACGAGCTGCACGGCACGGTTGTATTTGTACACCAGCATGCAGAAGAAGAAGATCCGGGCGGTGCCAAATCCATGGTGGCAGACGGCGCTCTGGAAGGTGTCGACGCCATCTTCGCCACGCACATGGAAAATTACACACCAGTCGGAAGCATATGGCATAACGATGAATATGTCCTCGGCTCATCAGACGATTTTCAGATTGAAATCAAAGGCACTGGCGGACATGCCGCCTTCCCGCAAGACACAACCGATGTCATTGCGATCGGAAGCCAGCTTGTCAGCAGCCTGCAGCACATTGTCAGCCGTCAAACAGACCCGCTGAAATCAGCCGTGCTGACCATCGGCTCTTTCCAAGCAGGCGAAAAAGCTAACGTTATCTCCGGCAGCGCCATGCTTGAAGGCACTGTGCGCACATTCGATGAAGGCGTGAGACAAAACATCCACGATTCAATTCATAAGATCACCGCCCATACCTGTGAAGCCTTTGGAGCGGATCACGAAATCAATTATCAATTTGGCTATCCTGCTACCAAGAATGACCCAGCGATGAACCAAATCATGGTCAACGCAGCAAAAGGCGTTATATCAGAAAAGGATATCATTGAGATGGAACCGAATATGGGCGCAGAAGACTTCTCATACTTCGCCAAAGAGGTACCGGGTGCATATTTCTTCACCGGCTCAGCGAATGAAGAGAAAGGCTTTATTTACCCGTATCACCATCCTAAGTTTGATATTGATGAAAAGGCGCTGCTTAACGGAGCTAAGGTGCTGGCTGCGTCGGCGTTGGATTATTTGGATATGAAGTAG
- a CDS encoding ABC transporter permease, producing MEFITKLGQYMLDNQAELLAMTGTHILLVIYGIALALVVGVPLGIVAAKFEKTAPFILSLTNILQLIPSLAMLAILMLYLGLGFQTMVVGLFFYSLLPIVRNTYVGIKGVDESITEAGTGIGMTSMQLLGKVQLPLSFPFLMAGLRVASVIAVAVACIGPYIGASGLGEEIIAGISLQSDVKIYAGAIPATLLAIIADLILGQMEKKTKARLA from the coding sequence ATGGAATTCATAACAAAGCTGGGCCAGTATATGCTGGACAATCAAGCTGAACTGCTGGCCATGACAGGCACACATATTTTATTGGTGATCTATGGAATTGCCCTGGCCTTGGTGGTCGGTGTTCCGTTAGGGATCGTGGCGGCAAAGTTTGAGAAAACAGCTCCATTCATACTTTCGCTGACCAATATCCTGCAGTTAATTCCCAGCCTTGCCATGCTAGCGATCTTAATGCTGTATCTGGGACTTGGGTTTCAAACAATGGTTGTGGGACTGTTCTTCTACTCCCTGCTGCCGATTGTCAGAAATACGTATGTCGGTATTAAAGGTGTCGATGAAAGCATAACAGAAGCCGGCACAGGAATTGGTATGACATCCATGCAGCTCCTTGGAAAAGTTCAGCTCCCATTATCATTCCCATTTTTAATGGCAGGGCTCAGGGTGGCGTCTGTTATTGCAGTAGCCGTTGCCTGTATCGGACCGTATATCGGTGCAAGCGGGCTCGGTGAGGAAATCATTGCAGGCATCAGTCTGCAATCAGATGTAAAAATATATGCCGGTGCGATTCCAGCCACATTGCTGGCCATCATTGCCGATTTGATTCTGGGGCAAATGGAGAAAAAAACCAAAGCAAGACTCGCGTAA
- a CDS encoding ABC transporter substrate-binding protein, giving the protein MKKILIGSMLLVLTLTLAACGGNKTSADGGEVFEYGAQTYSDPKIMGHIVKLLVEDQTDHEVEVTEDIQASPQILGALDKGEFDFATLYSGEVYNNHFDEDKVEFSTDPDKTMEQAQKLFGDKYNVKWYDTTGFTNQYSIAVKQDFADENNIETLTELGVYAPDMKVGADSAWKERANDGYRDFVKAYGYEFGDVNGMEISLMYEGIAGGELDAITAYTVDPHILENDLVVLEDDKNFFAPYQGSIVAKNEVLDEYPEVKEVLDSIVGLVSTDEMTELIREVDINERKIPEVAKEFLQEKDMLD; this is encoded by the coding sequence ATGAAGAAAATATTGATTGGAAGTATGTTGCTTGTATTAACGTTGACACTCGCTGCTTGTGGCGGGAATAAAACATCAGCCGATGGCGGTGAGGTGTTTGAATACGGTGCTCAGACTTATTCTGACCCTAAAATTATGGGCCATATCGTGAAATTGCTGGTTGAAGATCAGACAGATCACGAGGTGGAAGTGACGGAAGACATTCAGGCCAGCCCGCAGATCCTGGGTGCCCTGGATAAAGGCGAATTTGATTTTGCAACATTGTATTCTGGAGAAGTTTACAACAATCATTTTGATGAAGACAAGGTTGAGTTTTCTACAGATCCTGATAAAACAATGGAACAGGCGCAAAAGCTATTTGGTGATAAGTATAACGTGAAATGGTATGACACAACTGGGTTTACAAACCAATACAGCATCGCGGTCAAACAAGACTTTGCTGACGAAAACAATATCGAAACCCTGACAGAATTAGGTGTATATGCACCAGACATGAAAGTGGGTGCTGACTCCGCCTGGAAAGAACGTGCAAACGATGGCTACCGTGACTTTGTGAAAGCATATGGCTATGAATTCGGTGATGTGAATGGTATGGAGATCTCTCTGATGTATGAAGGCATTGCCGGCGGAGAGTTGGATGCGATCACTGCATACACAGTGGACCCTCACATTTTAGAAAATGATCTGGTCGTGCTGGAAGACGACAAAAACTTCTTCGCCCCGTACCAAGGTTCAATTGTTGCTAAAAATGAAGTGCTGGACGAATACCCTGAGGTGAAAGAAGTTCTTGATTCGATTGTTGGTCTGGTCAGCACGGATGAAATGACTGAGCTGATCCGTGAAGTGGATATCAATGAACGCAAGATCCCTGAAGTAGCAAAAGAATTTTTGCAGGAAAAGGATATGCTGGACTAA
- a CDS encoding ABC transporter permease — protein sequence MNVILDYIDFWKDRYETIGEYTYQHIVLSLIAILLAIAITIPLAIYMTKMKREFVKNIIFNIANVFQTVPTIALFAIMIPFLGVGFKPAVVALFLYALLPLLRNTYAGMEAIDPDVIEASKGMGYSQMQRIFKVEIPMAMPYIMSGIRTTSVYIISWTTLAAVVGAGGLGGLVLSGIGFNDKNMIFTGTILAIVMALILDGIFGLIEKKNFKKQQQ from the coding sequence ATGAATGTAATCCTGGACTATATTGATTTCTGGAAGGACAGGTATGAAACCATTGGCGAGTACACCTATCAGCATATCGTTCTATCATTAATTGCGATTTTGCTGGCGATTGCCATTACCATCCCATTGGCCATTTATATGACCAAAATGAAACGTGAATTTGTGAAAAATATCATCTTTAACATTGCCAATGTGTTTCAGACGGTACCGACCATCGCATTGTTTGCGATTATGATTCCGTTTCTCGGCGTTGGCTTCAAACCAGCCGTTGTCGCTCTGTTTCTATATGCTTTGTTGCCCTTGCTCAGAAACACATATGCAGGCATGGAAGCCATTGACCCAGATGTGATTGAAGCGTCAAAGGGGATGGGATACAGCCAGATGCAGCGGATTTTCAAAGTAGAGATTCCGATGGCCATGCCTTACATTATGTCGGGTATCCGGACAACATCCGTTTACATCATCAGCTGGACAACCCTTGCTGCAGTGGTCGGAGCCGGTGGATTAGGCGGACTCGTTTTATCGGGCATCGGGTTTAATGATAAGAACATGATCTTTACCGGTACCATTCTTGCCATCGTCATGGCGCTGATCCTGGACGGGATCTTCGGCTTAATTGAAAAGAAGAATTTCAAGAAACAACAACAATAG
- a CDS encoding betaine/proline/choline family ABC transporter ATP-binding protein (Members of the family are the ATP-binding subunit of ABC transporters for substrates such as betaine, L-proline or other amino acids, choline, carnitine, etc. The substrate specificity is best determined from the substrate-binding subunit, rather than this subunit, as it interacts with the permease subunit and not with substrate directly.), with the protein MIQLKDVNKTYEDGFQALKSISLDFQDEKINVLIGPSGCGKTTTMKLLNKLIDYTEGTILMNGKNIQEINTIELRREMGYVIQNIGLFPHMTIFNNVAAVPKLLKWDKKRIEKKVHELLTMVNLDPDTYKNRYPSELSGGQQQRIGVIRALAADPDIILMDEPFSALDPISRDQLQDELIRLQKEIKKTIIFVTHDMDEAIKIADQIILMKDGEVVQRGAPSELLANPANDFVKEFIGPKRLLTHESALELRRMINTDTPTVRPDESIEETLKIMIDKQISYVPVVSEDKKFKGIVSIYDAIAQSAGSVKEITHNPPELIREGHDAAEALNIMAGSDASLFPVVAEDNTFIGVIHNHDHMKLLEENVAMQGGSAK; encoded by the coding sequence GTGATCCAATTAAAAGATGTTAACAAAACATACGAGGACGGCTTCCAGGCTTTGAAGAGCATCAGCCTTGATTTCCAGGATGAGAAGATTAATGTGCTGATCGGGCCAAGTGGTTGCGGAAAAACAACTACGATGAAGCTGTTGAACAAATTAATTGATTACACAGAAGGCACCATTTTAATGAATGGGAAAAACATTCAGGAGATCAATACGATCGAATTGCGCAGGGAAATGGGATATGTCATCCAAAATATTGGCCTGTTTCCGCACATGACCATCTTCAATAATGTGGCAGCAGTTCCTAAACTATTGAAGTGGGATAAGAAACGGATTGAGAAAAAGGTGCACGAATTACTGACGATGGTTAATCTCGATCCTGATACATACAAAAACCGCTATCCTTCTGAACTAAGTGGGGGACAGCAGCAGCGGATCGGCGTTATTCGCGCCTTGGCAGCGGACCCTGACATCATACTTATGGATGAACCTTTCAGTGCCTTGGATCCAATCAGTCGGGACCAGCTGCAGGATGAACTGATCCGTCTGCAAAAAGAGATCAAGAAAACCATTATCTTTGTGACACATGATATGGATGAAGCGATCAAAATAGCGGACCAGATCATTTTAATGAAAGACGGGGAAGTCGTTCAAAGAGGCGCACCTTCTGAGTTGCTGGCTAACCCTGCTAATGATTTTGTAAAGGAATTCATTGGCCCTAAACGGTTGTTAACCCATGAGTCAGCACTAGAACTGAGGCGTATGATCAACACTGACACCCCTACCGTTCGACCTGATGAATCTATTGAAGAAACGCTGAAAATCATGATAGATAAACAGATTTCCTACGTTCCAGTTGTTTCAGAGGACAAAAAATTCAAGGGGATTGTCAGCATTTATGACGCGATTGCTCAATCCGCGGGCTCTGTTAAGGAAATTACACATAACCCGCCGGAGCTGATCCGTGAGGGACATGATGCAGCAGAAGCCTTGAACATCATGGCTGGATCGGACGCTTCACTCTTCCCGGTAGTGGCTGAAGATAACACGTTCATTGGTGTGATCCATAACCATGATCACATGAAGCTGCTTGAAGAGAACGTGGCCATGCAAGGTGGGAGCGCTAAATGA
- a CDS encoding GbsR/MarR family transcriptional regulator, translating to MDHKQALENIHHKIIQQITTNMKSYGYPGTIGHVIAVVYYHNAPMSLDELAQETGMSKTRMSQVLREMVQLNIAEKVFVKGSRKDYYTIESDYYKTFISLFTSNWREVYIRNKKIEQDLIEDLDGIVNDSDASEEEINEAKMYLDDTQESLEFFNWIEDLVDFFESGEIFKHVPKRKE from the coding sequence ATGGATCATAAGCAGGCGTTAGAAAATATACATCATAAAATTATCCAGCAAATCACTACCAACATGAAGTCTTACGGCTACCCCGGCACCATTGGTCATGTCATTGCGGTTGTCTATTATCATAATGCGCCCATGTCACTTGATGAGCTTGCACAAGAAACTGGCATGAGTAAAACGAGAATGAGTCAGGTATTAAGAGAAATGGTTCAGCTGAATATTGCGGAGAAGGTTTTTGTTAAAGGATCACGCAAGGATTATTACACCATTGAAAGTGATTATTATAAGACGTTTATATCCTTATTCACCTCCAATTGGCGTGAAGTGTATATCAGGAATAAAAAAATAGAGCAGGATTTAATCGAGGATCTGGATGGCATTGTCAACGACAGTGATGCCAGCGAAGAAGAAATAAACGAAGCCAAAATGTACTTAGACGACACCCAAGAATCGCTCGAATTCTTCAACTGGATAGAAGACCTCGTCGACTTTTTCGAATCCGGCGAAATCTTCAAACACGTCCCCAAACGAAAAGAATAA